The genomic DNA AGTTGGGATGCCAAGCTTAAGGTGATCAACCGTAAGCAGACCCATGCGCGACAACAGGGTGTAAACCCCGATCGAATAATTCGACTGCGCCGTAAGGCGGGATGTGCGCGCGCTTAGCAATTCTTGTTCGGCGTCCAACACATCCAGCGTGGTCCGGGAGCCAAGCCGCGCCTCTTCCCTCACGCCATCATAGGCGGTCTGGGCAGAGCGGATCTGACGTTGGCTGGCAGCAATGCTGGCACGCGCCACTTCAATATTGGACCAAGCAGCAGCCACCGCCTGCACAACCTGCGCTGTGCTTTGATGCAACTGCGCGCGCGCCGTATCGCGCCGTGCCAGCGACTGACGGTAAAGCGCCGAATAGCTTCCACCCGCATAGATCGTTTGGTTCAGCGTTACCGAAGCACTGAAACTATCGGTGTTCACATTGTTGTCGGTCGCGGCAAGGCTTCCGCTCAGTGTCGGACCCATATTTGCCTTGGCAAGGACGATGCCGGCCTCAGCGGTGGCCACCTCATACTGCAACTGACGGACGAGAGGGTGGGTCCGCATCGCGACTGATTTTGCTTCTGCCAAATTGTTTGCAGTGCGTGGCATTGCAGGCAAGCGCTGCAACCTTCCGGGGACCTTACCGATCGCCAGCTTGTAATTTTCACGCGCAACGGACAGATCGCCCTGTGCCGCAGCAAGCTCTGACTGAGAGGCCGCAAGACGCGAATCCGCAATCGCGACATCGGTCCGGGTAATCTCTCCCACTTCAAAGCGGTCCTGCGCGGCCCGCAATTCTTGCGTGATCAGCCGCAGATTGGACTGACGAAGCGCCACTGTATCTTGGGCCTGCTGCAGGGTGACATAGGCGCTTACCGCGTTCAGCAGCACATCCTGCTCATAGCTGACAAGCGATTGACGGGCCGCCAGAACGGCCGATTTACGGGCTGCAATCGTGGCCTTGTTGCGACCGAAATCATAAAGCGTCATCTCGGCCAGCAGGCTAACCGTGCTGGTCAACCCTTCGGTGTATTTTGTGTGGCTGTAAGCACCACCGGCCCGAAAGGCCAAAACCGGCCGCAGGCTGGAAACGGCAATCGCCACATCCTCATCTGCGGCGCGCAGTACGGCCCGGTTCTGTTCCAAGATATTGGAATTTCGGTATG from Pseudorhodobacter turbinis includes the following:
- a CDS encoding TolC family outer membrane protein — encoded protein: MTSLGKWLRVGILGAALALPQAASAESLADALIAAYRNSNILEQNRAVLRAADEDVAIAVSSLRPVLAFRAGGAYSHTKYTEGLTSTVSLLAEMTLYDFGRNKATIAARKSAVLAARQSLVSYEQDVLLNAVSAYVTLQQAQDTVALRQSNLRLITQELRAAQDRFEVGEITRTDVAIADSRLAASQSELAAAQGDLSVARENYKLAIGKVPGRLQRLPAMPRTANNLAEAKSVAMRTHPLVRQLQYEVATAEAGIVLAKANMGPTLSGSLAATDNNVNTDSFSASVTLNQTIYAGGSYSALYRQSLARRDTARAQLHQSTAQVVQAVAAAWSNIEVARASIAASQRQIRSAQTAYDGVREEARLGSRTTLDVLDAEQELLSARTSRLTAQSNYSIGVYTLLSRMGLLTVDHLKLGIPTYDPEAYYNAVKNAPATSSQGKRLDRILKAIGK